From one Streptomyces sp. N50 genomic stretch:
- a CDS encoding CaiB/BaiF CoA-transferase family protein — translation MTTGPLSGCRVVELGGIGPGPFAGMLLADLGAEVVRVDRPERADEPDAGGPADVLNRGKRSVVLDLKHPSGPAALLQLAERADVLIEGFRPGVTERLGIGPHTCLARNPRLVYGRMTGWGQTGPLAAAAGHDLTYIALTGALGAMGEAGGPPRIPLNLVGDFGGGGCYLVIGVLAALHAVGRTGVGQVVDAAIVDGTAHLLASTFGKLGRGAWTDERGVNQLDGGWPFYAVYGTKDGRHVAVGALEEKFYRCLIDLLKLDVDPDLQHDRSTWPELRRLLTERFAERTRDEWAALFAGTDACVAPVLGLTEAAAHPQLAARGSLFTRDGVVQPAAAPRFSATPSSPGPAAPPVGADTRAVFRDWRIAGADELVESGAAVQFPH, via the coding sequence ATGACCACAGGACCGCTGTCCGGCTGCCGCGTGGTCGAGCTCGGTGGCATCGGCCCGGGACCGTTCGCCGGGATGCTGCTCGCCGATCTCGGCGCGGAGGTCGTCCGGGTGGACCGGCCCGAGCGGGCCGACGAACCCGACGCGGGCGGCCCCGCGGACGTACTCAACCGAGGGAAGCGCTCGGTCGTACTCGACCTCAAGCACCCGTCCGGACCCGCCGCACTCCTCCAACTCGCCGAGCGCGCTGACGTGTTGATCGAGGGCTTCCGTCCCGGCGTGACCGAACGGCTCGGCATCGGACCGCACACGTGCCTGGCCCGCAACCCCCGGCTCGTCTACGGCCGGATGACCGGCTGGGGCCAGACGGGCCCCCTCGCCGCGGCCGCCGGACACGACCTCACCTACATCGCCCTCACCGGCGCGCTCGGCGCGATGGGGGAGGCGGGCGGACCGCCGCGGATACCGCTCAACCTCGTCGGCGACTTCGGGGGCGGCGGCTGCTACCTCGTGATCGGCGTGCTGGCCGCCCTGCACGCCGTAGGACGCACGGGAGTCGGGCAAGTGGTGGACGCGGCCATCGTCGACGGCACGGCCCACCTGCTCGCCAGCACCTTCGGCAAACTCGGGCGCGGCGCGTGGACCGACGAGCGCGGGGTCAACCAACTCGACGGCGGCTGGCCCTTCTACGCCGTCTACGGGACGAAGGACGGCCGGCATGTGGCGGTCGGCGCCCTTGAGGAGAAGTTCTACCGGTGCCTGATCGACCTGCTGAAACTCGACGTCGACCCGGATCTCCAGCACGACCGGTCCACCTGGCCGGAGTTGCGTCGGCTGCTGACCGAACGGTTCGCGGAGCGCACCCGTGACGAATGGGCGGCCCTGTTCGCGGGCACCGACGCCTGCGTCGCACCCGTCCTCGGCCTCACCGAGGCGGCCGCCCACCCCCAACTGGCCGCACGCGGCAGCCTGTTCACCCGGGACGGCGTCGTCCAGCCCGCCGCGGCACCGCGTTTCTCGGCGACACCGTCGAGCCCCGGGCCCGCGGCACCACCCGTCGGCGCCGACACGCGCGCCGTCTTCCGGGACTGGCGGATCGCCGGTGCCGACGAACTCGTCGAGAGCGGCGCCGCCGTCCAGTTCCCCCACTGA
- a CDS encoding acetyl-CoA C-acyltransferase, giving the protein MPEAVIVDAVRTPIGKRNGSLAAVHAADLSAHVLTALVERTGIDPGTVDDVMWGCVTQIGDQSSNIARFAALAAGWPEHVPGVTINRACGSSQQAVDSAAHAVMAGQYDLVVAGGVETMTRVPLGSHRTTGQPYGPAVLARYDGFQFSQGVGAELISERWGLSRTRLDEFASASHAKAAAAIDSGIFDDHVVPIDVDGTKFAVDEGLRRGTSVETLARLKPSFKEDGVIHAGNASQISDGAAALLITTPERARELGLRPIARYHSGAVSGADPVMMLTGPIPATEKVLRRSGLTIDDIGAYEVNEAFAPVPLAWLAETGADPERLNPLGGAIAVGHPLGGSGAILMTRLLARMRQRNLRYGLQTMCEGGGTANATIIELLP; this is encoded by the coding sequence ATGCCCGAGGCCGTCATCGTCGACGCCGTCCGCACACCCATCGGCAAGCGCAACGGCTCCCTGGCCGCGGTGCACGCGGCGGATCTGTCGGCGCACGTGCTCACCGCGCTGGTGGAACGCACCGGCATCGACCCCGGCACCGTCGACGACGTGATGTGGGGCTGTGTCACCCAGATCGGCGACCAGTCGAGCAACATCGCGCGGTTCGCCGCGCTCGCGGCGGGCTGGCCCGAGCATGTGCCCGGGGTGACGATCAACCGGGCCTGCGGATCCAGCCAACAGGCCGTCGACTCCGCCGCACACGCCGTCATGGCCGGGCAGTACGACCTGGTGGTGGCCGGTGGCGTGGAGACCATGACCAGGGTCCCGCTCGGCTCGCACCGGACCACCGGACAGCCGTACGGACCCGCCGTGCTGGCCCGCTACGACGGGTTCCAGTTCAGTCAGGGGGTCGGTGCCGAGCTGATCTCCGAACGGTGGGGGCTCAGCCGGACCCGGCTCGACGAGTTCGCGTCCGCGTCGCACGCCAAGGCCGCCGCGGCGATCGACTCGGGGATCTTCGACGACCACGTCGTACCCATCGACGTCGACGGCACCAAGTTCGCCGTCGACGAGGGCCTGCGGCGCGGCACTTCGGTCGAGACGCTCGCCAGACTCAAGCCGTCGTTCAAGGAGGACGGCGTGATCCACGCCGGGAACGCCTCCCAGATCTCCGACGGCGCCGCCGCCCTGCTCATCACAACTCCCGAACGGGCAAGGGAGTTGGGCCTCAGGCCGATCGCGCGCTACCACTCGGGCGCGGTGAGCGGCGCGGACCCGGTCATGATGCTGACCGGCCCGATCCCCGCGACCGAGAAGGTGCTGCGCCGCTCCGGCCTGACCATCGACGACATCGGAGCGTACGAGGTCAACGAGGCGTTCGCGCCGGTGCCGTTGGCGTGGCTGGCCGAGACCGGCGCCGACCCCGAGCGGCTCAACCCGCTCGGCGGCGCCATCGCGGTCGGCCATCCACTGGGAGGCTCCGGCGCCATCCTGATGACCCGGCTGCTCGCCCGGATGCGCCAACGGAACCTGCGCTACGGCCTGCAGACGATGTGCGAGGGCGGCGGCACGGCCAACGCCACGATCATCGAACTGCTCCCGTGA
- a CDS encoding crotonase/enoyl-CoA hydratase family protein: MSDEVLVERRGAVQVITINRPAVKNALDAGVAAGVAAAVDELDETDDLRVGVLTGAGGTFSAGMDLKAWLRGESPAIEGRGLCGITVTPPRKPLIAAVEGWALAGGFELVLACDLVVAARTARVGVPEVKRSLVARAGAALQLPGRIPYAIALELLLTGEPITAARAAEVGLVNRLTDEGGALAGALELAGTIAANGPLAVAATKRIAHSAADWTLEEGWTRQAEIASPVFSSEDAREGAAAFAEKRPPVWKGR; encoded by the coding sequence GTGTCGGACGAGGTGCTGGTGGAGCGCCGTGGCGCGGTCCAGGTCATCACGATCAACCGTCCCGCGGTGAAGAACGCGCTGGACGCCGGGGTGGCCGCGGGTGTCGCCGCCGCGGTGGACGAGCTGGACGAGACGGACGACCTGCGGGTCGGCGTGCTCACGGGCGCGGGCGGCACGTTCTCGGCGGGGATGGACCTCAAGGCGTGGCTGCGCGGCGAGAGTCCCGCGATCGAGGGCCGCGGGCTGTGCGGGATCACCGTCACCCCGCCGCGCAAACCGCTGATCGCCGCGGTCGAGGGCTGGGCGCTGGCCGGCGGCTTCGAGCTGGTGCTCGCCTGCGATCTCGTCGTGGCGGCCCGCACGGCGCGGGTCGGGGTACCGGAGGTGAAGCGGTCCCTGGTCGCGCGGGCCGGGGCGGCACTCCAACTGCCGGGGCGCATCCCGTACGCCATCGCGCTGGAGCTGCTGCTGACCGGCGAGCCGATCACCGCCGCACGCGCGGCCGAGGTCGGACTGGTCAACCGGCTCACGGACGAGGGCGGCGCGCTCGCCGGCGCGCTGGAACTGGCCGGGACGATCGCGGCGAACGGCCCCCTGGCCGTCGCCGCGACGAAACGGATCGCGCACTCCGCCGCCGACTGGACGCTGGAGGAGGGCTGGACCCGGCAGGCCGAGATCGCCTCGCCGGTGTTCTCGTCCGAGGACGCGCGGGAAGGGGCCGCCGCGTTCGCGGAGAAGCGCCCGCCGGTCTGGAAGGGGCGCTGA
- a CDS encoding MaoC family dehydratase N-terminal domain-containing protein: MSGTEEKTAERFGMLTDEAVERSRRRLGVPQPQHNPPHNYEVTWDGSRHFAYGYGDANPLYCDPEYAAKTRWGALVAPPTFLYTMGEDAAPAPDPETKALLKGDPFAGLGSYQAVMEFEWWRPLQLGDRCRVLQTQVGVRLKQSSFGGRTAHVVRDYLYANGRGEMHALRRGTWINAERHTSKKRAKEALEQPPYTPDQLAEIDAAYAAETRRGAEPRHWEDVEVGEVLQPRVKGPLTTTDVVVWHLGWGMQLTPPGAFGIAAAVRRKAPGLYPPNRLGVPDTVQRLHWEPERARELGLPNPYDYGGMRETWLCHLLTDWIGDDGWLWKLRCEHRKFNYLGDTTWVRGTVVDKRLVDGRGEVHIEVRCENQRGEVTTPGTAVVLLPTRERAVELPAPPAQDLDGMVAHELERFAVGGK; encoded by the coding sequence GTGAGCGGGACCGAGGAGAAGACGGCCGAGCGGTTCGGCATGCTGACGGACGAGGCGGTCGAACGCTCCCGGCGGCGCCTGGGCGTACCCCAGCCGCAGCACAACCCACCCCACAACTACGAGGTCACCTGGGACGGTTCACGCCACTTCGCCTACGGCTACGGCGACGCCAACCCGCTCTACTGCGACCCCGAGTACGCGGCGAAGACCCGCTGGGGCGCCCTCGTCGCACCACCGACCTTCCTCTACACGATGGGGGAGGACGCGGCCCCGGCACCGGACCCGGAGACCAAGGCACTGCTCAAGGGGGATCCCTTCGCGGGACTCGGTTCCTACCAGGCGGTGATGGAGTTCGAGTGGTGGCGACCGCTCCAACTGGGCGACCGCTGCCGGGTGTTGCAGACCCAGGTCGGGGTGCGGCTCAAGCAGAGCAGCTTCGGCGGGCGCACCGCGCACGTCGTCCGCGACTACCTCTACGCCAACGGGCGCGGCGAGATGCACGCCCTGCGGCGCGGCACCTGGATCAACGCCGAGCGGCACACGTCGAAGAAGCGGGCCAAGGAGGCGCTGGAACAACCGCCGTACACGCCTGACCAATTGGCGGAGATCGACGCGGCGTACGCCGCCGAGACCAGGCGCGGCGCCGAACCCCGCCACTGGGAGGACGTCGAGGTCGGTGAAGTCCTGCAACCCCGGGTGAAGGGCCCGCTGACCACCACCGACGTGGTCGTCTGGCACCTCGGCTGGGGCATGCAGCTCACCCCGCCCGGCGCGTTCGGCATCGCGGCGGCCGTACGGCGCAAAGCCCCCGGCCTCTACCCGCCCAACCGGCTGGGTGTCCCGGACACCGTCCAACGTCTGCACTGGGAACCCGAACGGGCCCGGGAGCTGGGCCTCCCCAACCCCTACGACTACGGCGGCATGCGCGAGACCTGGCTCTGCCATCTGCTCACCGACTGGATCGGCGACGACGGCTGGCTGTGGAAACTCCGGTGCGAGCACCGCAAGTTCAACTACCTCGGCGACACCACCTGGGTGCGCGGCACGGTCGTCGACAAACGGCTGGTGGACGGGCGGGGCGAGGTGCACATCGAGGTGCGCTGCGAGAACCAGCGCGGTGAAGTCACCACCCCCGGAACGGCAGTCGTGCTCCTGCCGACCAGGGAGCGCGCCGTCGAACTCCCCGCGCCACCGGCCCAGGACCTGGACGGCATGGTCGCCCACGAACTGGAACGGTTCGCGGTCGGCGGCAAATGA
- a CDS encoding acyl-CoA dehydrogenase family protein, which yields MALTFTEEQEQLRTTLRRFLANKAPSAAVRRAMDSEEGYAPRLWRQMADQLGLHGLALPEAYGGFGGGPVELGIVLEELGRVLLPSPYFATVALAGQALAASNDEVAKARWLPAIADGSTTATLALAEESGSWRIEDVETTATDTTVSGTKMFVVDGHTADLILVVTRTGTGPGLFAVDGDAPGVTRTRLETLDPTRRLARVDLDRAPARRVGPDGDASAYLRTVLDLVAVALAAEQVGGAQACLDAAVDYAKVRVQFGRPIGSFQAVKHKCADLLVQVEGARSAAYHATTVAAAAMSQLTSTEPPLVPAELPVSAALAAACCADAFTHAAKENIQIHGGIGYTWEHDAHLYLKRAKSSEQLFGGPAAHRTRLADLVGI from the coding sequence GTGGCACTGACGTTCACCGAGGAGCAGGAACAACTCCGCACGACGCTACGGCGGTTCCTCGCCAACAAGGCGCCGAGTGCTGCGGTGCGCCGCGCGATGGACTCCGAGGAGGGGTACGCCCCTCGGCTGTGGCGGCAGATGGCGGACCAACTCGGGTTGCACGGGCTGGCGTTGCCGGAGGCCTACGGCGGGTTCGGCGGCGGCCCGGTCGAGTTGGGGATCGTACTGGAGGAGCTGGGACGGGTGCTGCTGCCGTCGCCGTACTTCGCGACCGTGGCCCTCGCCGGGCAGGCCCTCGCGGCCTCGAACGACGAGGTGGCGAAGGCGCGTTGGCTGCCCGCGATCGCCGACGGATCGACGACGGCCACGCTGGCGCTCGCGGAGGAGAGCGGGTCGTGGCGCATCGAGGACGTGGAGACGACGGCAACGGACACGACCGTGTCGGGCACCAAGATGTTCGTCGTCGACGGCCACACCGCCGACCTGATCCTCGTCGTGACGCGCACCGGCACCGGCCCCGGACTGTTCGCCGTCGACGGTGACGCGCCCGGCGTGACCCGCACCCGGCTGGAGACCCTCGACCCGACCCGGCGGCTGGCCCGCGTCGACCTCGACCGTGCGCCCGCGCGACGGGTCGGCCCCGACGGCGACGCGTCCGCGTATCTGCGGACCGTGCTCGACCTGGTGGCCGTGGCGCTCGCCGCCGAGCAGGTAGGCGGGGCGCAGGCCTGTCTGGACGCGGCCGTGGACTACGCGAAGGTCCGGGTGCAGTTCGGGCGGCCCATCGGGTCGTTCCAGGCGGTCAAGCACAAGTGCGCCGACCTGCTGGTCCAGGTCGAGGGCGCCCGGTCGGCGGCCTACCACGCCACGACCGTGGCCGCCGCTGCCATGTCCCAACTGACCTCGACGGAACCGCCGTTGGTGCCCGCCGAACTCCCGGTGTCCGCCGCGCTGGCCGCGGCCTGCTGCGCGGACGCCTTCACCCACGCGGCCAAGGAGAACATCCAGATCCACGGCGGCATCGGCTACACGTGGGAGCACGACGCGCACCTGTATCTCAAGCGCGCGAAGTCGTCGGAGCAGTTGTTCGGGGGGCCGGCCGCGCACCGGACCCGGTTGGCCGACCTGGTCGGAATCTGA
- a CDS encoding cytochrome P450, with amino-acid sequence MSATLEPDGTHQGVPAYHFDNRLGGPVLSHQERWDEMARTHAGFRSTIARGYWVVTEGEAVQKALQDWRTFSNTSVTALDPDPRFLWIPEMLDPPQHTAWRRLLGSAFSPKTVAAREPEIREVASGLIDGLKGSGSADVLDAFARRFPTLIFMRLMGLPEEDLARFLDWIHDLLHLSHREDPDGERQLSAMRAVSEYFEEQIAVRRDAPRDDLLSRAMTWTIDDEPISDRDMHAFCILLFQAGFDTVPISIGWALYHFATHPEQRRAIVENPALIPTAVEEILRVYSFVVPARKATQDVEIGGCPVRAGEMVMLPLAVSNRDPERFDDPLEVDLRRKTSNHIAFGSGPHRCLGSHLARLELNAAVEEWHKRIPDYRITPGQDLEQHGNMYGIKQLRLEW; translated from the coding sequence ATGAGCGCGACCCTCGAACCCGACGGGACCCACCAGGGCGTCCCCGCCTATCACTTCGACAACCGCCTCGGCGGACCGGTGCTCAGCCATCAGGAACGCTGGGACGAGATGGCCCGCACCCACGCCGGGTTCCGGAGCACCATCGCGCGCGGATACTGGGTCGTCACCGAGGGCGAGGCCGTGCAGAAGGCACTCCAGGACTGGCGGACCTTCTCGAACACGTCCGTGACGGCGCTCGACCCCGACCCCAGGTTCCTGTGGATCCCGGAAATGCTCGATCCGCCCCAACACACCGCGTGGCGGCGGCTGTTGGGCAGCGCCTTCTCGCCCAAGACCGTCGCCGCCCGGGAACCGGAGATCCGGGAGGTGGCGTCCGGCCTCATCGACGGGCTGAAGGGCAGCGGTTCCGCCGACGTCCTCGACGCGTTCGCCCGCCGTTTCCCGACCCTGATCTTCATGCGTCTGATGGGCCTGCCCGAGGAGGACCTCGCGCGGTTCCTCGACTGGATCCACGATCTGCTGCACCTGTCCCACCGTGAAGACCCGGACGGTGAACGGCAGTTGAGCGCCATGCGTGCCGTGTCGGAGTACTTCGAGGAGCAGATCGCCGTCCGGCGCGACGCGCCCCGTGACGACCTGCTGTCCCGCGCGATGACCTGGACGATCGACGACGAGCCGATCAGCGACCGGGACATGCACGCCTTCTGCATCCTGCTGTTCCAGGCCGGCTTCGACACCGTCCCGATCTCCATCGGCTGGGCCCTCTACCACTTCGCCACACATCCGGAACAGCGCAGGGCGATCGTCGAGAACCCGGCGCTGATCCCCACGGCGGTCGAGGAGATCCTGCGCGTCTACTCGTTCGTCGTGCCCGCCCGCAAGGCGACCCAGGACGTCGAGATCGGCGGCTGCCCGGTCAGGGCGGGGGAGATGGTCATGCTCCCGCTCGCGGTCAGCAACCGCGACCCCGAGCGCTTTGACGACCCCCTCGAAGTGGACCTGCGGCGGAAGACCAGCAACCACATCGCGTTCGGCTCCGGCCCGCACCGCTGCCTGGGCTCGCACCTCGCCCGCCTCGAACTCAACGCGGCCGTCGAGGAATGGCACAAGCGCATCCCCGACTACCGGATCACCCCCGGCCAGGACCTCGAACAGCACGGCAACATGTACGGCATCAAGCAGCTCCGGCTGGAGTGGTGA
- a CDS encoding cytochrome P450 — MTESVAGTDVSEELPEYPSPRSGACPFAPPPGLLELHDTGKAVVRARTWDGTTPWVVTTHAAQRQLLTDPRLSANIGAPGYPHTTEAMKAHAAHIQPSINNTDGAEHTRWRRMLTSSFTRHRMEKIRPEIQRITDDLIDKMLAGPNPAELNEALSLPLPSLMICALLGVPYEDHDFFQEHAGVTNARFKTPEKAAESTATVRRYIAGLIEAKMDDPGEDVLSDLGARIKAGELSMEEAAPLGHILLVAGHDTSANMITLGTALLLENPGQLAGLREHSDDPKYVTSTVEELLRYLTIPHLLARRAVLDDIEIDGEVIRAGEGVIASLPAANWDPQAFPDPGKLDLTRTASHHHAFGWGPHQCVGQQLARIELHVVFSTLFRRIPTLRLAADVSELKFKEDSQAYGIYELPVAW; from the coding sequence ATGACCGAGAGCGTGGCCGGAACCGACGTCTCCGAGGAACTGCCGGAGTACCCCTCGCCCCGATCGGGCGCGTGCCCGTTCGCTCCGCCGCCGGGACTGCTGGAGCTGCACGACACGGGCAAAGCCGTCGTCCGGGCGAGGACCTGGGACGGCACGACCCCGTGGGTCGTCACCACGCACGCGGCCCAGCGGCAGCTGCTGACCGATCCCCGGCTCAGCGCGAACATCGGTGCCCCCGGATATCCGCACACGACCGAGGCGATGAAGGCGCACGCGGCCCATATCCAGCCGTCGATCAACAACACCGACGGTGCCGAACACACCCGCTGGCGGCGGATGCTGACGAGTTCGTTCACCCGGCACCGGATGGAGAAGATCCGCCCGGAGATCCAGCGCATCACCGACGACCTCATCGACAAGATGCTCGCGGGGCCCAACCCGGCCGAACTGAACGAGGCGTTGTCGCTCCCGCTGCCGTCGCTGATGATCTGCGCGCTCCTCGGCGTGCCGTACGAGGACCACGACTTCTTCCAGGAGCACGCGGGAGTCACCAACGCGCGCTTCAAGACCCCGGAGAAGGCGGCGGAGAGCACGGCGACCGTGCGCCGCTACATCGCCGGGCTCATCGAGGCCAAGATGGACGACCCCGGCGAGGACGTCCTCTCCGACCTCGGCGCGCGCATCAAGGCGGGCGAGCTGTCCATGGAGGAGGCAGCGCCGCTGGGGCACATCCTGCTGGTCGCCGGACATGACACCAGCGCCAACATGATCACGCTGGGCACCGCGCTGCTGCTGGAGAACCCCGGCCAACTCGCGGGCCTGCGCGAGCACTCGGACGATCCCAAGTACGTGACGAGCACGGTCGAGGAGCTGCTGCGCTACCTCACCATCCCGCATCTGCTGGCGCGCCGGGCGGTGCTGGACGACATCGAGATCGACGGTGAGGTCATCCGCGCGGGCGAGGGTGTCATCGCCTCGCTGCCGGCCGCCAACTGGGACCCGCAGGCGTTCCCCGACCCCGGGAAGCTCGACCTCACCCGCACCGCCTCCCACCACCACGCGTTCGGCTGGGGCCCGCACCAGTGCGTGGGACAGCAGCTGGCGCGCATCGAACTCCACGTCGTCTTCAGCACGTTGTTCCGCCGTATCCCGACCCTCCGACTCGCCGCGGACGTCTCGGAGCTGAAGTTCAAGGAGGACTCCCAGGCGTACGGCATCTACGAGTTGCCCGTCGCCTGGTGA
- a CDS encoding VOC family protein, translating to MTHPLNATDLYHTGIVVPDIEAWKTRLTEVAGHRWTETMAADLPVRLADGERVLPLRYAYSLDAPHIELVQEIPGTPWTPAAHLATHHLGYFCDDLQTTSKRLEEAGFPLEACAVVDGSMSIFAYHLDPWGVRIEIVDRTRIPDFAAYLRSKAPTWH from the coding sequence ATGACGCACCCGCTCAACGCAACGGACCTGTACCACACGGGAATTGTCGTCCCGGACATCGAGGCGTGGAAGACCCGGCTGACCGAGGTCGCGGGCCACCGCTGGACCGAGACCATGGCCGCCGACCTCCCGGTCCGCCTCGCGGACGGCGAACGGGTGCTCCCGCTGCGCTACGCGTACTCACTGGACGCCCCGCACATCGAACTCGTGCAGGAGATCCCGGGGACGCCGTGGACACCGGCCGCACACCTCGCCACCCATCACCTCGGCTACTTCTGCGACGACCTCCAGACCACGTCCAAGCGGCTGGAGGAGGCGGGTTTCCCGCTGGAGGCCTGCGCGGTGGTCGACGGCTCGATGTCGATCTTCGCTTACCACCTGGACCCGTGGGGCGTCCGCATCGAGATCGTGGACCGCACCCGCATACCGGACTTCGCCGCCTACCTCCGCTCCAAGGCGCCGACGTGGCACTGA
- a CDS encoding class I adenylate-forming enzyme family protein — protein MGIRDRLSRLLAEAPAAAEAIEYDRNWWTWGQVQRTARELGEALDAMGLHTGARVGVVLENRPEHVAVVAAVIASGRCLVMLSPLQPAARLAADIARCAPPVVVSGAEVLAREGVLDAVTAYGAALELSTDGTLRPAGGTAPAEAPARPGVAVEMLTSGTTGPPKRVHLRIGQLDQALVSGGQTPKASRLLSESASLVATPLVHIGGLWRALACLATGRRMLLMPKFTVEPWVSAVERHQLRAASLVPAALRAVLDAQVPKERLATLQVVTSGTAPCPPELADAFHRTYGIPVLMTYGATEFAGAVAGWTLPLHDRWWQRKAGSAGRAFAGVELRVTGEDGAELPVGRTGRLEVRTEQSTHGGRTWVRTSDLARIDADRFVWIEGRADDAIIRGGFKVQPETVRRVLETHPAVREAAVAGLPDPRLGEVPVAAVELRPGEPAPDEAELTALCRGHLTPYEVPAHIVVVDELPRTPSSKVSRVELLDLVRARFAEQTKA, from the coding sequence GTGGGAATTCGCGACCGCCTGTCCCGTCTGCTGGCCGAAGCGCCCGCGGCTGCCGAGGCGATCGAGTACGACCGGAACTGGTGGACCTGGGGGCAGGTCCAGCGGACCGCGAGGGAACTTGGCGAGGCACTCGACGCGATGGGCCTGCACACCGGGGCCCGCGTCGGGGTCGTCCTGGAGAACCGGCCCGAACACGTCGCCGTGGTCGCCGCGGTCATCGCCTCCGGACGCTGCCTGGTCATGCTCAGCCCGCTCCAGCCCGCCGCCCGCCTCGCCGCCGACATCGCCCGCTGCGCGCCACCCGTCGTGGTGTCCGGCGCCGAGGTCCTCGCCCGCGAGGGCGTCCTCGACGCCGTGACGGCGTACGGCGCCGCCCTCGAACTGAGCACCGACGGGACCCTGCGGCCCGCCGGCGGCACGGCACCGGCCGAGGCACCGGCCCGCCCGGGCGTCGCCGTGGAGATGCTCACCTCCGGCACCACCGGCCCCCCGAAACGCGTCCACCTGCGCATCGGACAGCTCGACCAGGCCCTCGTCTCCGGCGGACAGACCCCGAAGGCGAGCAGGCTCCTGTCGGAATCCGCGTCCCTCGTGGCCACACCGCTCGTGCACATCGGCGGCCTGTGGCGGGCGCTGGCCTGTCTCGCCACCGGACGCCGGATGCTGCTGATGCCGAAGTTCACCGTCGAACCCTGGGTCAGCGCCGTCGAACGCCACCAGCTGCGCGCGGCGAGCCTGGTACCGGCCGCGCTGCGCGCCGTCCTCGACGCCCAGGTACCGAAGGAACGCCTCGCCACCCTCCAGGTCGTCACCTCGGGCACGGCACCCTGCCCGCCCGAACTCGCCGACGCCTTCCACCGGACGTACGGCATCCCCGTCCTGATGACCTACGGCGCGACGGAGTTCGCCGGAGCCGTCGCCGGCTGGACCCTGCCGCTGCACGACCGGTGGTGGCAGCGCAAGGCGGGCAGCGCCGGACGCGCCTTCGCCGGCGTCGAGTTGAGGGTGACCGGCGAGGACGGCGCCGAGCTGCCGGTCGGCCGGACCGGTCGCCTTGAGGTGCGCACCGAGCAGAGCACGCACGGCGGCCGGACCTGGGTGCGGACCAGTGACCTGGCCCGGATCGACGCCGACCGGTTCGTGTGGATCGAGGGCCGCGCCGACGACGCGATCATCCGCGGCGGCTTCAAGGTGCAGCCGGAGACGGTCAGACGCGTCCTGGAGACCCACCCGGCCGTACGCGAGGCTGCGGTCGCCGGACTGCCCGACCCGCGGCTCGGTGAAGTGCCGGTCGCCGCCGTCGAGTTGAGGCCGGGGGAGCCCGCTCCCGACGAGGCCGAGCTGACCGCCCTGTGCCGCGGCCACCTCACCCCGTACGAGGTGCCGGCCCACATCGTCGTCGTCGACGAACTGCCCCGCACGCCGTCGAGCAAGGTGAGCCGCGTCGAACTGCTCGACCTCGTCCGGGCGCGGTTCGCCGAGCAGACCAAGGCCTGA